A part of Sulfurimonas sp. HSL-1716 genomic DNA contains:
- a CDS encoding 2OG-Fe(II) oxygenase, whose amino-acid sequence MVQISEHIFCDDSIQECYMESKLLPNPYHKYPFLIIEDFFTQEECNLIVSDVKNDAQADKAMVKTTLLNSVVSPSVVEEIRKTSIYDLDEHFKSLYYKNFQLYQPKIEKFFSMALTTATDIQVLEYKTGDFYIKHADDSNEILDKNGHTTGFICVAPQRKLTTVLFISSHKANADEKTVNSFEGGELIFNYLYDAKGHQVKLQPKAGDMLVFLSNPVFSHEVLPVKSGYRATLVQWHNSIS is encoded by the coding sequence TTGGTACAGATCAGCGAACATATCTTTTGTGACGACTCTATACAAGAGTGCTATATGGAAAGCAAGCTGCTTCCAAACCCGTATCATAAATACCCGTTTTTAATCATCGAAGATTTTTTTACGCAAGAAGAGTGCAATCTGATCGTAAGCGATGTAAAAAATGACGCCCAGGCGGATAAAGCCATGGTGAAAACGACTCTTTTAAACAGCGTAGTTTCTCCCTCTGTCGTAGAGGAGATAAGAAAAACTTCGATCTACGATCTCGACGAACACTTTAAATCTCTCTATTACAAAAATTTTCAGTTGTATCAGCCAAAGATAGAAAAGTTTTTTTCGATGGCTCTCACCACGGCAACGGATATTCAGGTTTTGGAATATAAGACGGGAGATTTCTACATCAAACATGCCGACGATTCAAACGAGATTCTCGATAAGAACGGCCATACGACGGGCTTTATCTGTGTGGCTCCGCAGAGAAAACTGACAACGGTTCTATTTATCTCCTCGCATAAAGCAAATGCAGACGAAAAAACCGTAAACAGCTTCGAAGGAGGAGAACTGATTTTCAATTATCTTTACGATGCAAAAGGCCATCAGGTAAAACTGCAGCCCAAAGCGGGGGATATGCTCGTATTTTTAAGCAACCCCGTCTTCAGTCACGAAGTACTGCCGGTAAAATCCGGATATAGAGCAACATTGGTCCAATGGCACAATAGCATAAGTTGA
- a CDS encoding iron oxidase oxidoreductase, translating into MQDSNRRSFFKYMALLGMVTFSATPLLAKSPKKQFLYQDHPKDGKECSECLQFFPKTNECRIVEGSISPHGWCVAFSKKP; encoded by the coding sequence ATGCAAGATTCAAACCGAAGAAGTTTTTTCAAATATATGGCCCTACTGGGAATGGTAACTTTTAGTGCCACTCCTTTGCTGGCGAAAAGCCCTAAAAAACAGTTTTTGTATCAAGATCATCCAAAAGACGGCAAAGAGTGCAGCGAATGTCTGCAATTTTTTCCAAAAACAAATGAATGCAGGATAGTAGAAGGTTCTATCAGTCCTCACGGCTGGTGTGTGGCGTTTAGCAAAAAGCCTTAG
- a CDS encoding citrate synthase, whose product MKTVTLTDNQNKKSYEFEVLQATAGHNVIDIRTLFTQTGLFTYDPGFTSTANCSSSITFIDGEKGKLTYRGYDISELATKKSYLDICYLLLNSELPSQNEKTAFDLELRKRSFVHEGIKNLFEAFPDKAHPMAMMASAISALSTFYFEHLNIEDENEYQVMARRILAKIPTLAAFCHRRSYGLPFIYPDLNRSFTENFLYMMRAYPSGELEIPEVEVRALDTIFTLHADHEQNASTSIVRGVASTGAHPYAAISAGVNALWGRAHGGANESVIAQLEYIGDIENVDEFIKKAKDPNDKFKLMGFGHRVYKNFDPRAKILKMLLDELKDELGVDNKLLQIAQKIEEIALNDEYFIKRKLYPNIDFYSGLILTALKIPKPMFPIIFVIGRSVGWITQWIELKHDKEMKIARPRQLYVGEVNQEI is encoded by the coding sequence GTGAAAACAGTTACACTTACGGACAATCAAAATAAAAAAAGTTATGAATTTGAAGTATTACAAGCAACTGCGGGACATAATGTCATCGATATAAGAACGCTGTTCACACAAACAGGACTCTTCACTTATGATCCGGGATTTACTTCAACGGCAAACTGCAGCTCAAGCATAACCTTTATAGACGGCGAAAAAGGCAAGCTGACATATCGGGGATACGACATCAGCGAACTCGCCACGAAAAAAAGCTATCTGGACATCTGTTATCTTCTGCTCAATTCCGAACTTCCATCCCAAAACGAAAAAACTGCATTCGATCTGGAACTTCGAAAAAGATCGTTCGTACATGAAGGGATCAAAAACCTCTTTGAAGCTTTTCCCGATAAGGCGCATCCGATGGCGATGATGGCTTCGGCGATATCCGCTCTTTCTACTTTTTATTTCGAACACCTGAACATAGAAGATGAAAACGAATATCAGGTGATGGCAAGACGCATACTGGCAAAGATTCCGACTCTTGCCGCTTTTTGTCACAGACGCTCATACGGACTGCCATTTATATATCCCGATCTCAACCGCTCTTTTACGGAAAACTTTCTATATATGATGAGGGCTTATCCCTCCGGCGAACTTGAGATTCCGGAAGTCGAAGTACGGGCGCTGGACACCATCTTTACCCTTCATGCAGATCATGAGCAAAACGCTTCCACTTCGATCGTCAGAGGAGTCGCTTCTACGGGTGCTCATCCCTATGCGGCGATATCCGCCGGCGTCAATGCGCTGTGGGGAAGAGCACATGGAGGCGCGAACGAATCGGTCATAGCGCAACTGGAGTATATCGGCGATATAGAAAATGTGGACGAGTTCATAAAAAAGGCAAAAGATCCTAACGACAAATTTAAACTGATGGGATTCGGACACAGAGTCTACAAAAATTTCGATCCCCGCGCAAAAATTCTAAAGATGCTTTTAGATGAATTAAAAGATGAACTCGGAGTCGATAACAAACTGTTGCAGATCGCACAGAAAATAGAGGAGATCGCGCTTAACGACGAATATTTCATAAAAAGAAAACTCTACCCGAACATAGATTTTTACTCAGGTCTTATCTTAACGGCTCTTAAGATCCCAAAACCTATGTTTCCCATTATCTTCGTTATCGGCAGATCGGTAGGATGGATAACACAGTGGATAGAGTTAAAACATGACAAAGAGATGAAGATAGCACGCCCGAGACAACTCTATGTCGGCGAAGTAAACCAAGAAATTTAA
- a CDS encoding glucosaminidase domain-containing protein, which translates to MKKIILLLTISVSLSSAAEFSYRKYPHVKKFYKELAPQAIKIAHEYHLPPAAVLAISGLESGYGRGYVSRITGNVMSLGAFKSDHELPSVFLPWCDTHEKILIDPKEIEKHPKEVLHYKKRDNSLKRDYRPAPFAGTCKDLEYFKYHPKERSKARYRCMEDFATRWISKTSNKKSFAKARIWLDALVKKNGEKILYEKRTNEQFIKMIGGHPDSFNYRKNWPKKALQIMRKAGLVELCRDMYIGKKSFIASWSKQQNSRRIQ; encoded by the coding sequence ATGAAAAAGATCATCTTGCTCCTGACAATATCTGTTTCATTATCTTCAGCGGCCGAGTTCAGCTACAGAAAATATCCGCATGTAAAAAAATTTTACAAAGAGCTGGCTCCACAAGCTATAAAAATAGCACATGAGTACCATCTTCCACCGGCAGCCGTTTTAGCTATATCTGGACTGGAATCAGGTTACGGCAGAGGTTACGTAAGCCGTATAACGGGCAACGTCATGAGTCTTGGAGCCTTTAAATCCGACCATGAACTGCCTTCTGTATTTTTGCCCTGGTGCGACACGCATGAAAAAATACTCATAGACCCCAAAGAGATCGAAAAACATCCCAAAGAGGTATTACATTACAAAAAACGGGATAACAGCCTAAAAAGAGATTACCGCCCCGCCCCTTTTGCCGGTACCTGCAAAGATCTCGAATATTTCAAATACCATCCCAAAGAAAGATCAAAAGCCAGATACAGATGCATGGAGGATTTTGCAACAAGATGGATAAGCAAAACAAGCAATAAAAAAAGCTTTGCAAAAGCCAGAATATGGCTGGACGCACTTGTTAAAAAAAACGGAGAAAAGATACTGTATGAAAAAAGGACGAACGAACAGTTTATAAAAATGATAGGAGGACATCCCGATTCTTTCAACTATAGAAAAAATTGGCCTAAAAAAGCGTTGCAGATAATGAGAAAAGCGGGCTTGGTGGAACTTTGCAGAGATATGTATATCGGTAAAAAAAGTTTTATAGCGAGCTGGAGCAAACAACAAAACAGCAGGAGGATACAGTGA
- a CDS encoding response regulator: MSSIDLVQLTEQTKKLTAMVVEDEAVANELLSSTFKNFFADVTSAFNGKDALEMYERLMPDIVFLDIIMPEMDGIELSRRIREINPNQIVIIISASNDIQKISESIEIGVNSFIQKPIDTKKIIELISNIVAMINKKKKIETKTFSISLPLDLYEMVDENAKAESISKNAVIIRALRNFYND, from the coding sequence ATGTCAAGTATAGATTTAGTACAGCTCACAGAACAAACAAAAAAACTTACCGCTATGGTCGTAGAGGACGAAGCTGTAGCCAATGAGCTTTTGAGTTCTACGTTTAAAAACTTTTTTGCCGATGTAACGTCTGCTTTTAACGGAAAAGATGCTTTGGAGATGTACGAAAGACTTATGCCGGACATCGTATTTTTAGACATCATCATGCCGGAAATGGACGGAATCGAACTTTCCCGCCGCATCCGTGAAATCAATCCAAATCAGATCGTCATCATCATATCTGCAAGCAACGATATTCAAAAAATATCCGAATCTATCGAGATCGGCGTAAACAGCTTCATTCAAAAACCGATAGATACGAAAAAAATCATAGAGCTTATCTCTAATATAGTCGCAATGATAAACAAAAAGAAAAAGATAGAAACAAAAACATTTTCGATCTCTTTACCGCTGGACCTGTATGAGATGGTCGACGAAAATGCAAAAGCAGAAAGTATCTCCAAAAACGCCGTAATAATAAGAGCCCTCAGAAACTTTTACAACGACTGA
- a CDS encoding YbgC/FadM family acyl-CoA thioesterase, translating into MKIRVYYEDTDVGGVVYHSNYLNFCERARSEAFFEKGMSPVMQNGHFVVKDIQASYIASAKLGEILYVKTALMELKRVSFKLRQEVYRDEEKLFEMDITLAFVDFEGKIKKLEPQNLEILNLLFT; encoded by the coding sequence ATGAAAATTAGAGTCTATTATGAAGATACGGATGTCGGCGGTGTCGTTTACCACTCAAACTATCTGAATTTTTGCGAAAGAGCCAGAAGCGAAGCTTTTTTTGAGAAGGGGATGTCACCTGTGATGCAAAACGGACATTTTGTCGTCAAAGATATTCAGGCGTCGTATATCGCCTCGGCAAAATTGGGAGAGATTTTGTATGTAAAAACTGCTCTTATGGAATTGAAGCGAGTCTCTTTTAAACTCCGTCAGGAGGTATATAGAGACGAAGAAAAACTTTTTGAGATGGATATAACACTTGCATTTGTCGATTTTGAGGGAAAAATCAAAAAACTGGAACCTCAAAATCTAGAGATACTGAACCTACTTTTCACCTGA